A portion of the Candidatus Margulisiibacteriota bacterium genome contains these proteins:
- a CDS encoding TrkA family potassium uptake protein: protein MKKQFAVLGIGRFGSKIARELFYKGQEVVAIDKDEKVIDDIKDEVTHAYVGDITDSDALKEAGVADCDTVIIAESSNMESNIIAAQICKELGVAQVICKAQNTLHGKILGKLSVDQIVYPEQDTAIKLVNKLTSQGVLDYFDIGENLTIVGAKAQTEWVGRKLSDLDLRNKFNITVLALRRGGENIVIPAWSTVIEKEDTIVFFGREDSLKKMNLDITHRT, encoded by the coding sequence ATGAAAAAACAATTTGCGGTGCTAGGGATCGGTCGTTTCGGCAGTAAGATCGCCCGGGAGTTATTTTACAAAGGGCAGGAAGTCGTGGCTATAGATAAAGACGAGAAGGTGATCGACGACATCAAGGACGAGGTGACCCACGCCTATGTCGGCGACATTACCGATTCGGACGCGCTGAAAGAGGCCGGCGTAGCCGACTGCGACACGGTCATCATCGCCGAATCCTCGAACATGGAGAGCAATATCATCGCCGCCCAGATCTGCAAGGAGCTGGGGGTCGCCCAGGTGATCTGCAAAGCGCAGAACACCCTGCACGGCAAGATCCTAGGAAAACTAAGCGTCGACCAGATCGTCTACCCGGAACAGGACACCGCCATCAAGCTGGTCAATAAGCTGACCAGCCAGGGGGTGCTGGACTATTTTGATATCGGGGAGAATCTAACTATAGTCGGGGCCAAAGCACAGACCGAATGGGTCGGCCGGAAACTCTCCGACCTTGACCTGCGCAACAAGTTCAACATCACGGTCCTGGCGCTCCGGCGCGGCGGGGAGAATATCGTTATCCCGGCTTGGAGCACGGTCATAGAAAAAGAGGATACGATCGTCTTCTTCGGCCGCGAGGATTCGCTCAAGAAGATGAACCTCGACATCACCCACCGGACCTAG
- a CDS encoding zinc ribbon domain-containing protein, producing MALQSFTDNMQDNSTEAGFQFTFYCDLCREGYKTKFVESKTAKKAGFFKGLAAGVSMAASMMGKYNIGSNIERGADLLTQRFNGMSPEWQKEHDEAFERAQNEAKEHFHRCPKCKKWVCPTDWNEQEGLCVDDAPRQAIEVAAAKAKKMVKDIEAAADATTVFKGEIKSKQTLCPKCGKPAGEGKFCANCGSPLGLVKCAKCGAESPAGTRFCGECGDRLA from the coding sequence ATGGCGCTCCAATCTTTTACCGATAACATGCAGGACAATTCGACCGAGGCCGGCTTCCAGTTCACCTTTTACTGCGATCTTTGCCGGGAAGGGTATAAGACTAAATTTGTGGAATCAAAGACTGCCAAGAAAGCTGGTTTCTTCAAAGGGCTGGCGGCTGGGGTTTCGATGGCGGCGTCGATGATGGGGAAATACAATATCGGTTCCAACATCGAGCGCGGCGCGGACTTGTTGACCCAGCGGTTCAACGGGATGTCGCCGGAATGGCAGAAGGAGCACGACGAAGCTTTCGAGCGGGCGCAAAACGAGGCCAAAGAGCATTTCCACCGCTGCCCCAAGTGCAAGAAATGGGTCTGTCCGACTGACTGGAACGAGCAGGAAGGGCTCTGCGTAGACGATGCCCCGCGCCAGGCGATCGAGGTTGCCGCGGCCAAGGCGAAGAAGATGGTCAAGGATATCGAAGCGGCCGCCGACGCGACGACCGTTTTCAAGGGAGAGATCAAGAGCAAGCAGACTCTCTGCCCCAAATGCGGCAAGCCGGCGGGTGAGGGGAAGTTTTGCGCCAATTGCGGCTCGCCGCTCGGCCTGGTCAAGTGCGCCAAATGCGGCGCGGAAAGTCCGGCCGGGACCCGGTTCTGCGGCGAATGCGGTGACCGCCTGGCCTAG